One genomic window of Neisseria sp. oral taxon 014 str. F0314 includes the following:
- a CDS encoding gamma carbonic anhydrase family protein, with amino-acid sequence MNPVRPFLNHIPQIHESCLIDETSVIIGEVSLAEDVSVWPYAVLRGDVNSISIGARSNVQDGSVLHVSHKNAEKPEGSPLIIGEDVTVGHKVMLHGCRIGDRVLIGMGTIILDDTVVENDVMIGAGSLVPPRKRLESGYLYVGSPVKQVRLLTEKEKEFLKYSSAHYVRLAWQHRQSE; translated from the coding sequence ATGAACCCAGTCCGCCCCTTCTTAAACCACATCCCGCAAATTCACGAATCCTGCCTCATCGACGAAACCTCCGTCATCATCGGCGAAGTGTCGCTTGCCGAAGACGTATCCGTTTGGCCGTATGCTGTTTTGCGCGGCGACGTGAACAGCATCAGCATTGGCGCGCGCAGCAACGTACAGGACGGCAGCGTCTTGCACGTTTCGCACAAAAACGCCGAAAAACCCGAAGGTTCGCCCCTCATTATCGGCGAAGACGTTACCGTCGGACACAAAGTCATGCTGCACGGCTGCCGCATCGGCGACCGCGTTTTAATCGGTATGGGAACAATTATTCTGGACGATACCGTCGTCGAAAACGACGTGATGATAGGCGCAGGCAGCTTGGTGCCGCCGCGCAAACGTTTGGAAAGCGGCTATCTCTATGTCGGCTCGCCCGTCAAACAAGTACGGCTGCTGACCGAAAAAGAAAAAGAATTTTTGAAATACTCGTCCGCGCATTATGTGCGGTTGGCGTGGCAACACAGGCAGTCGGAATAG
- a CDS encoding histidine kinase, which produces MSIIRQIGSSFAVADLRNFATTARMLIAAFTALLLFPLLTNSSMSYAEEVNKNMLWVIPVLILVMLKAYIIHHFAPRLHNSPHAFYYAFILNQVIFLFVDVLVLQESGGAFIQHFCMFNLFMLSFMYIEAARRNSLAPSLSEARLSALTARIRPHFLFNSLNAAISLIRLRPYDAETLLENLANLFRAQLRDGSQNSTLGQEIEWAQEYIAIEQIRMGHTRVQVMWQHHAPDDAETPHLLLQPLLENAVFHGIETTHRPGIITVMTQLHKSSIYIRIENPFIPPENSENAKPHKGNSMALRNLKERLTLMYDSDAKIQSRELDGTFRVDIRLPYRKKTSDVNRLFG; this is translated from the coding sequence ATGTCCATTATACGTCAAATAGGTTCTTCCTTCGCAGTAGCCGATTTGCGCAATTTCGCCACCACCGCCCGCATGTTGATTGCAGCGTTCACCGCCCTGCTGCTCTTTCCGCTGCTGACCAATTCGTCGATGAGTTATGCGGAAGAGGTCAACAAAAACATGTTATGGGTTATTCCCGTGCTGATTTTGGTCATGCTGAAAGCCTACATCATTCATCATTTCGCCCCCCGTCTGCACAATTCGCCCCATGCTTTTTATTACGCCTTCATCCTCAACCAGGTTATTTTCCTGTTTGTCGACGTATTGGTCCTACAGGAAAGTGGCGGCGCATTTATCCAGCATTTTTGTATGTTCAACCTTTTTATGTTGAGCTTTATGTATATTGAGGCCGCCCGCCGCAACAGCCTGGCCCCGTCCCTTTCCGAAGCACGTTTGAGCGCGCTGACCGCCCGCATCCGCCCGCATTTTCTGTTCAACAGCCTCAACGCCGCCATCAGCCTCATCCGCCTGCGTCCCTACGATGCGGAAACCCTGCTGGAGAACCTCGCCAACCTGTTCCGCGCCCAACTGCGCGACGGCAGCCAGAACAGTACGTTGGGTCAGGAAATCGAATGGGCGCAGGAATACATCGCCATCGAGCAAATCCGTATGGGACACACCCGCGTACAGGTCATGTGGCAGCACCACGCGCCCGACGATGCGGAAACCCCCCACCTGTTGCTCCAACCGCTGTTGGAAAACGCCGTATTCCACGGTATCGAAACCACACACCGCCCGGGCATCATCACCGTGATGACGCAGTTGCACAAATCGTCCATCTACATCCGCATCGAAAACCCGTTTATCCCACCGGAAAACAGCGAAAACGCCAAACCGCACAAAGGCAACTCAATGGCCTTGCGCAACCTGAAAGAACGTCTCACGCTGATGTACGACAGCGATGCCAAAATACAAAGCCGCGAACTCGACGGCACATTCCGCGTCGACATACGCCTGCCCTACCGCAAGAAAACATCCGACGTGAACCGTCTTTTCGGCTGA
- a CDS encoding SPOR domain-containing protein, giving the protein MSDDKQKEMLSGYEQLKRKNRRRLVGASGLVLVSGILLAGALYTGADKEPSAETAAASAPVENVAASAEEPEVAIWEPNSSGSARQVPASEAASSARQSADAASADAEAAPAADMKAEEGAPVVLINDTLVDNGTEDRADKPKAASAPRKPETQVARRSEAEEETVIEDTMAEDTADSGVEQPDEAQRAEERRRRLAEQRAAAKRAEREAAVKKQRAEREAAKRRAAKLAAEKRAAERREAEQQAEARKEQQYAVGAAEYRRVEPARTDKPKEQQPVRKAEAKPEAVRPEPKSEARKPAAPAAPTAESKTVAAKGKGGKAAIQAGYPEKERALSLQRKMKAAGINAGILEVNTDKGKVYRVKTGSYPNRAAAEHDLNRMRVHGIGGTVIEE; this is encoded by the coding sequence ATGTCAGACGATAAACAAAAAGAGATGCTGAGCGGCTACGAGCAGCTCAAACGAAAAAACCGCCGACGTTTGGTAGGCGCCTCCGGTTTGGTGCTGGTGTCCGGCATCCTACTGGCCGGCGCGCTATATACCGGCGCGGATAAAGAACCGTCCGCCGAAACCGCCGCCGCGTCGGCTCCCGTCGAAAATGTAGCCGCGTCGGCGGAAGAGCCGGAAGTGGCGATTTGGGAACCGAATTCTTCCGGTTCGGCGCGGCAGGTTCCTGCCTCTGAAGCGGCTTCGTCCGCCCGGCAAAGCGCCGATGCAGCATCAGCCGATGCCGAAGCGGCGCCTGCTGCCGATATGAAGGCGGAAGAAGGCGCGCCGGTGGTGTTGATTAACGATACGTTGGTGGACAACGGTACGGAAGATCGCGCCGACAAACCCAAAGCAGCGTCCGCCCCCCGCAAGCCGGAAACACAGGTGGCACGGCGTTCGGAAGCAGAAGAGGAAACCGTTATTGAAGATACGATGGCGGAAGATACCGCCGACAGCGGGGTAGAGCAGCCGGATGAGGCGCAGCGTGCCGAAGAGCGCCGCCGACGGCTGGCCGAGCAGCGTGCCGCCGCCAAACGTGCAGAGCGTGAGGCCGCCGTTAAGAAACAACGTGCCGAGCGCGAAGCCGCCAAACGCCGTGCGGCGAAATTAGCCGCCGAGAAACGCGCCGCCGAGCGCAGGGAGGCGGAGCAACAGGCTGAAGCGAGAAAAGAACAGCAATATGCCGTCGGGGCGGCAGAATACCGCCGCGTCGAGCCGGCAAGGACAGACAAGCCGAAAGAGCAGCAACCGGTAAGGAAGGCGGAAGCCAAGCCCGAAGCGGTAAGGCCTGAACCGAAATCCGAAGCAAGGAAACCCGCTGCCCCTGCGGCCCCGACAGCAGAGAGCAAAACCGTCGCGGCTAAAGGCAAAGGCGGAAAAGCGGCGATTCAGGCCGGTTATCCCGAAAAAGAGCGCGCTTTGAGCCTGCAACGCAAAATGAAAGCGGCGGGCATCAATGCGGGCATTCTTGAAGTCAATACCGACAAAGGCAAGGTCTACCGCGTGAAAACCGGTTCTTACCCGAACCGTGCGGCGGCCGAACACGATTTGAACAGAATGCGCGTACACGGTATCGGCGGCACGGTGATTGAAGAATGA
- the yegQ gene encoding tRNA 5-hydroxyuridine modification protein YegQ, which produces MKAPELLLPAGGLERMRAAYDYGADAVYAGSPRYSLRARNNEFAKLDVLEQGIKEAHERNKKFFLTVNTLPHNSKLKTFVADMEPLIAMRPDALIMADPGLIMTVREKWPEMPIHLSVQANTTNYWGVKFWQNIGVERIILSRELSMEEIAEIRQECPDIELEVFIHGALCIAYSGRCLLSGYFNHRDPNQGTCTNSCRWDYKVHNATESDAGDAQLLQGFNFEKAQEEANQNFEGINGQKRHPYADKVFLIEESNRPGEMMPIMEDEHGTYIMNSKDLRGIEVVEKLAKIGVDSLKVEGRTKSLYYVARVAQSYRKAIDDAVAGRPFDYGLLSELEGLANRGYTSGFLERHQTQDYQNYLSGHSTAKQSQYVGHVTEIDAEGWATVEVKNRFAVGDTLEIIHPEGNQTVTLEQMTRKGAAVEVAPGNGIQVKIPNMQGKEKALLARVIK; this is translated from the coding sequence ATGAAAGCACCCGAACTCCTCCTTCCCGCCGGCGGCCTCGAACGTATGCGCGCCGCCTACGACTACGGCGCAGACGCCGTTTATGCCGGCAGCCCGCGTTACTCCCTGCGCGCCCGCAACAACGAATTTGCCAAACTCGACGTCCTCGAGCAAGGCATTAAAGAAGCGCACGAGCGCAACAAAAAATTCTTTTTGACCGTCAACACCCTGCCGCACAATTCCAAGCTTAAAACCTTCGTTGCCGACATGGAACCGCTGATTGCCATGAGACCCGACGCGCTGATTATGGCGGATCCGGGTTTGATTATGACCGTGCGCGAAAAATGGCCGGAAATGCCGATCCACCTGTCCGTACAGGCCAACACCACCAACTACTGGGGCGTGAAATTCTGGCAGAACATCGGCGTCGAACGCATCATCCTGTCGCGCGAATTGAGCATGGAAGAAATCGCCGAAATCCGCCAAGAATGTCCCGACATCGAACTCGAAGTCTTCATCCACGGCGCATTGTGCATCGCCTACTCAGGCCGTTGCCTGTTGTCAGGCTATTTCAACCACCGCGACCCCAACCAGGGCACCTGCACCAACTCCTGCCGCTGGGATTACAAAGTCCACAACGCCACTGAAAGCGATGCGGGCGACGCCCAGCTTCTGCAAGGCTTCAACTTTGAAAAAGCCCAAGAAGAAGCCAACCAAAACTTCGAAGGCATCAACGGTCAGAAACGCCACCCCTACGCCGACAAAGTCTTCCTGATTGAAGAGTCCAACCGCCCCGGCGAAATGATGCCGATTATGGAAGACGAACACGGCACCTACATCATGAATTCCAAAGACCTGCGCGGCATCGAAGTCGTCGAGAAACTCGCCAAAATCGGCGTGGACAGCCTCAAAGTCGAAGGCCGCACCAAGTCGCTCTACTACGTCGCCCGCGTCGCCCAGTCCTACCGCAAAGCGATTGATGACGCCGTTGCAGGCCGTCCGTTCGACTACGGTTTACTGAGCGAACTCGAAGGTCTCGCCAACCGCGGCTACACCAGCGGCTTCCTCGAACGCCACCAAACCCAAGACTATCAAAACTACCTCAGCGGCCATTCCACCGCCAAACAAAGCCAATACGTCGGCCACGTTACTGAAATCGACGCCGAAGGCTGGGCAACGGTGGAAGTCAAAAACCGCTTTGCCGTCGGCGACACTTTGGAAATCATCCACCCCGAAGGCAACCAAACCGTTACGCTGGAACAAATGA
- the folC gene encoding bifunctional tetrahydrofolate synthase/dihydrofolate synthase, which produces MKTLQEWLSHLETAHSAGLIDMGLERVGEVKKRMGLQPQCPVVVVAGTNGKGSVCAYLSQIYTQAGFKVGTLTSPHLLRYNERIAVNTRPVEDAAIVASFERIEAARAGISLTYFEFNTLAAVDIFIREKVDVMVLEVGLGGRLDAVNVFDADCAVVTSVDLDHQAFLGDTVEQVAFEKAGVFRSGKPAICGQTPPPESLRRHAGEIGAELLLIKRDFDFSTLENVQWSYRYHPQNSDGRTRNRNALPFPALRGAYQLSNAACALTVLECLGDRLPVDIAAIKRGLLLVENPGRFQVLPGRPLTVLDVGHNPHAARALRRSLINLMFAEKRTAVFSILADKDIDGVLDIVKDQFDEWHIAPLDVPRGMTAEALVRKLSEHGIENVKVFENIEKAYRAALEKAGENDRIVVFGSFHTVAAVMAALS; this is translated from the coding sequence ATGAAAACATTACAAGAATGGCTTTCCCATCTGGAAACCGCACACAGCGCAGGCCTAATCGATATGGGGCTGGAGCGCGTGGGCGAAGTGAAAAAACGTATGGGCCTGCAACCGCAATGTCCGGTTGTGGTCGTAGCAGGCACAAACGGCAAGGGTTCGGTCTGCGCTTATTTGTCGCAAATCTACACCCAGGCCGGCTTCAAGGTCGGTACGCTGACCAGCCCGCACCTGCTGCGTTACAACGAGCGCATCGCCGTCAATACCCGTCCGGTCGAAGACGCGGCGATAGTGGCGTCGTTCGAGCGCATCGAAGCGGCGCGCGCCGGTATCTCCCTGACTTATTTTGAGTTCAATACATTGGCGGCAGTCGATATTTTCATCCGCGAAAAGGTCGATGTGATGGTGTTGGAAGTCGGATTGGGCGGACGGCTGGATGCCGTCAACGTGTTTGATGCCGACTGCGCGGTCGTCACCAGTGTGGATTTGGACCATCAGGCGTTTTTGGGCGATACGGTGGAGCAGGTGGCTTTTGAAAAAGCAGGCGTGTTCCGTAGCGGTAAACCCGCAATCTGCGGACAAACGCCGCCGCCCGAATCGCTGCGCCGCCATGCAGGGGAAATCGGCGCGGAACTGCTGCTGATAAAGCGCGATTTTGATTTTTCCACACTGGAAAACGTGCAGTGGTCGTATCGTTACCATCCGCAAAATTCAGACGGCCGCACGCGCAACCGCAACGCGCTGCCGTTTCCCGCCCTGCGCGGCGCATACCAACTCTCCAACGCCGCCTGCGCGCTGACCGTGCTGGAATGCCTCGGCGACAGGCTGCCCGTCGACATCGCCGCCATTAAACGCGGTTTGCTGCTGGTGGAAAATCCCGGACGCTTCCAAGTCTTGCCCGGCCGGCCGCTGACCGTTTTGGATGTCGGCCACAACCCCCACGCCGCCCGCGCCCTGCGCCGCAGCCTGATTAACCTGATGTTTGCCGAAAAGCGCACCGCCGTGTTCAGCATATTGGCCGACAAAGACATAGACGGCGTGCTCGACATCGTCAAAGACCAGTTTGACGAATGGCATATCGCACCGCTGGACGTACCGCGCGGAATGACGGCCGAAGCACTTGTGCGGAAGCTGTCGGAGCACGGCATTGAGAATGTAAAAGTATTTGAAAATATAGAGAAAGCATACCGTGCCGCTTTGGAGAAAGCAGGTGAGAATGATAGAATCGTCGTATTCGGTTCGTTTCATACCGTCGCCGCAGTCATGGCGGCGCTGTCATAG
- the argH gene encoding argininosuccinate lyase: MSNDKTWSGRFNEPVSELVKKYTGSIDFDKRLAEWDIQGSLAHAQMLAKAGVLSLDDLTAIRQGMAEIIAEIEAGKVEWSLDLEDVHMNIERRLTDKIGDAGKRLHTGRSRNDQVATDIRLWLRDQITVIQDLIRSLQTALVDLAEQNAETVMPGFTHLQVAQPVSFGHHMLAYVEMLGRDFERMTDCRKRVNRMPLGAAALAGTTYPIQREITAELLGFEQICQNSLDAVSDRDFAVEFTAAASLIMVHLSRLSEELILWMSPRFGFIDIADRFCTGSSIMPQKKNPDVPELVRGKSGRVIGHLIGLITLMKSQPLAYNKDNQEDKEPLFDTADTLIDTLRIYADMMRGVTVKPDNMRAAVMQGFATATDLADYLVKKGMPFRDSHEVVAQAVRHADQAGVDLSELPLEVLQGFSNLISDDVYGVLTPEGSLNARNHLGGTAPEQVRFQVKRWRQLLA, from the coding sequence ATGAGTAACGACAAAACCTGGTCGGGCCGCTTCAACGAACCTGTATCCGAATTAGTTAAAAAATACACGGGTTCCATCGACTTCGACAAACGGCTGGCCGAATGGGACATCCAAGGTTCGCTCGCCCACGCGCAAATGCTTGCGAAGGCAGGCGTTTTGAGCTTAGACGACCTAACGGCCATCCGTCAGGGTATGGCCGAGATTATAGCAGAAATCGAAGCCGGCAAAGTCGAATGGTCGCTGGATTTGGAAGATGTTCACATGAACATCGAACGCCGCCTGACCGATAAAATCGGCGATGCCGGCAAACGCCTGCATACCGGCCGCAGCCGCAACGACCAAGTCGCCACCGACATCCGCCTGTGGCTGCGCGATCAGATTACCGTTATTCAAGACCTGATTCGAAGCCTGCAAACGGCTTTGGTCGATTTGGCTGAACAAAACGCCGAAACCGTCATGCCCGGTTTTACCCATCTGCAAGTCGCCCAGCCCGTCAGCTTCGGACACCACATGCTCGCCTACGTCGAAATGCTCGGACGCGATTTCGAGCGCATGACCGACTGTCGCAAACGCGTCAACCGTATGCCGCTCGGTGCTGCCGCCCTTGCCGGTACGACCTATCCGATTCAGCGCGAAATCACCGCCGAATTGCTGGGTTTCGAGCAAATCTGCCAAAACTCACTCGATGCCGTATCCGACCGCGATTTTGCCGTCGAGTTCACCGCCGCCGCCTCGCTGATTATGGTTCACCTGAGCCGCTTGTCTGAAGAATTGATTTTGTGGATGAGTCCGCGTTTCGGCTTTATCGACATCGCCGACCGCTTCTGTACGGGTTCGTCCATCATGCCGCAGAAGAAAAATCCCGACGTACCCGAACTCGTGCGCGGCAAATCCGGCCGAGTCATCGGACACCTTATCGGCTTGATTACCCTGATGAAATCTCAGCCCTTGGCGTACAACAAAGACAATCAGGAAGACAAAGAACCGCTGTTTGACACCGCCGACACGCTCATCGACACCCTGCGGATTTACGCCGATATGATGCGTGGCGTAACCGTCAAACCCGACAATATGCGCGCCGCCGTAATGCAGGGCTTCGCCACCGCCACCGATTTGGCGGATTACTTGGTGAAAAAAGGCATGCCTTTCCGCGACAGCCACGAAGTCGTCGCCCAAGCCGTGCGCCATGCTGATCAAGCAGGCGTTGACTTGAGCGAACTGCCGCTTGAAGTCCTGCAAGGCTTCAGCAACCTGATTTCAGACGACGTGTACGGCGTGCTGACACCCGAAGGCAGCCTGAACGCGCGCAACCACTTGGGCGGAACCGCGCCGGAACAAGTGCGCTTCCAAGTGAAACGTTGGCGGCAGTTGCTGGCTTGA
- a CDS encoding amino acid ABC transporter permease, which yields MDFRFDIIYEYREMFLYGVLTTLGLTVIGTLGGSILGLLLALARLIHLEKAGAVLRAAVWLVRKISLLYVTLFRGTPLFVQIIIWAYVWFPIFVHPVNGILLSGEEANELRKAYGPLIIGSLALIANSGAYISEIFRAGIQSIDKGQMEAARSLGLNYRQAMRYVVLPQALRRMLPPLASEFITLLKDSSLLSVIGVVELLAVQKAISGRYSVYEEPLYTVALIYLVLTTCLGWMFLRLENRYNQPRR from the coding sequence ATGGATTTCCGTTTTGACATTATTTACGAATACCGCGAGATGTTCCTGTACGGCGTGCTGACGACGCTCGGCCTGACCGTGATAGGAACTTTGGGCGGTTCGATTTTGGGACTGCTGCTGGCACTGGCGCGCCTGATTCATCTGGAAAAAGCAGGTGCCGTCCTGCGTGCGGCAGTGTGGCTGGTGCGTAAGATCTCGCTGCTGTATGTAACGCTGTTCCGCGGTACGCCTTTGTTTGTACAGATTATTATCTGGGCTTACGTTTGGTTCCCGATTTTCGTCCATCCGGTCAACGGTATCCTCCTCAGCGGCGAGGAAGCCAACGAGCTGCGCAAGGCTTACGGCCCGCTGATTATCGGTTCGCTGGCGTTGATTGCGAACTCGGGTGCCTATATCAGTGAGATTTTCCGGGCGGGCATCCAGTCTATCGACAAAGGCCAGATGGAAGCTGCCCGCTCTCTGGGCCTGAATTATCGGCAGGCGATGCGTTATGTGGTTCTGCCGCAGGCGCTGCGCCGTATGCTGCCGCCGCTGGCCAGCGAGTTCATTACCCTGCTGAAAGACAGTTCGCTGCTCTCCGTTATCGGCGTGGTAGAGCTGCTGGCGGTGCAGAAGGCGATTTCGGGACGGTATTCGGTGTATGAGGAACCGCTTTATACGGTGGCGTTGATTTATCTGGTATTGACGACTTGTCTGGGTTGGATGTTCCTGAGGCTGGAAAACCGCTACAACCAGCCGCGCCGCTGA
- the rsmA gene encoding 16S rRNA (adenine(1518)-N(6)/adenine(1519)-N(6))-dimethyltransferase RsmA yields MKEHKARKRFGQNFLQDTRIIADIVNAVRPQADDVVIEIGPGLAAITEPLAKKLNRLHVIEIDRDIVGRLKTLPFADKLVIHEGDVLQFDFNGIAGKKKIVGNLPYNISTPLLFKLAEVADDVVEMHFMLQKEVVERMVAAPKSNDYGRLGVMLQYFFDMELLIDVPPESFDPAPKVDSAVVRMIPVKHRIGKADDFEHFAKLVKLAFHQRRKTIRNNLKEFAGDEDLQAVGISPQDRAEHIAPEKYVELSNYLVRKAV; encoded by the coding sequence ATGAAAGAACACAAAGCCAGAAAACGCTTCGGGCAGAATTTTTTGCAGGACACGCGCATTATTGCCGATATTGTCAACGCCGTGCGCCCGCAGGCCGATGATGTGGTGATTGAAATCGGTCCGGGCTTGGCGGCGATTACCGAGCCTTTGGCGAAGAAGCTGAACCGCCTGCACGTTATCGAAATCGACCGCGACATCGTAGGCCGTCTGAAAACGCTGCCGTTTGCCGACAAACTGGTGATTCACGAAGGCGATGTGTTGCAGTTTGATTTCAACGGCATAGCGGGCAAAAAGAAAATCGTCGGCAACCTGCCGTACAACATTTCCACGCCGCTTTTGTTCAAGCTGGCGGAAGTGGCGGACGATGTCGTCGAGATGCACTTTATGCTGCAAAAAGAAGTGGTCGAACGCATGGTGGCCGCGCCGAAAAGCAACGACTACGGCCGCTTGGGCGTGATGCTGCAATATTTTTTCGATATGGAGCTGCTTATTGACGTGCCGCCCGAATCGTTCGATCCCGCGCCGAAAGTCGATTCGGCGGTGGTGCGCATGATTCCGGTGAAACACCGCATCGGCAAGGCGGACGATTTCGAGCATTTCGCCAAACTGGTGAAACTCGCCTTCCACCAACGCCGCAAAACCATACGCAACAATCTGAAAGAATTTGCCGGCGACGAGGATTTGCAGGCAGTCGGCATCAGTCCGCAAGACCGTGCCGAACATATCGCGCCGGAAAAATATGTGGAACTGAGCAATTATCTGGTACGCAAGGCCGTCTGA
- a CDS encoding amino acid ABC transporter ATP-binding protein: MIKFKNVHKHFKDLHVINDVSLEVGQGEVVVVCGPSGSGKSTLIRTVNQLESIESGEIWVDGINVADPKTDLNKVREEVGFVFQSFNLYPHLTVLENIILSPMKVKKQSLEQAQKKAMELLERVGLAHKKDALPSQLSGGQQQRVAIARGLAMEPRVMLFDEPTSALDPEMVGEVLKVMKDLAESGMTMMCVTHEMGFAREVADRVIFVDHGRILEEGSPEEFFTHPKHERAKQFLQQVMTH; this comes from the coding sequence ATGATTAAATTCAAAAATGTACACAAACATTTCAAAGACCTGCACGTTATCAACGACGTCAGTCTGGAAGTGGGGCAGGGTGAAGTCGTGGTGGTTTGCGGGCCTTCGGGCAGCGGCAAATCGACTCTAATCCGCACGGTCAACCAGCTCGAAAGCATCGAGAGCGGTGAAATCTGGGTGGACGGCATTAATGTCGCCGACCCGAAAACCGATTTGAACAAAGTGCGCGAGGAAGTGGGCTTTGTGTTTCAAAGCTTTAATCTTTATCCCCACCTGACCGTTTTGGAAAACATTATCCTGTCGCCGATGAAGGTGAAAAAGCAGAGTTTGGAGCAGGCGCAGAAAAAAGCGATGGAGCTGCTCGAGCGCGTGGGTTTGGCGCATAAAAAAGACGCGCTGCCCAGCCAGCTTTCGGGCGGGCAGCAGCAGCGCGTGGCGATTGCGCGCGGGCTGGCGATGGAGCCGCGCGTGATGCTGTTTGACGAACCGACTTCCGCACTCGATCCGGAAATGGTCGGCGAAGTGCTGAAAGTCATGAAGGATTTGGCTGAAAGCGGCATGACCATGATGTGCGTTACCCACGAAATGGGTTTTGCCCGCGAGGTGGCCGACCGCGTGATTTTCGTCGACCACGGCCGGATTCTCGAAGAAGGTTCGCCGGAAGAATTTTTCACCCATCCCAAACATGAACGCGCCAAGCAGTTCTTGCAGCAGGTGATGACCCATTAA
- a CDS encoding CvpA family protein, producing the protein MTIIDMLAGCVILICVLMSMMRGAVAEAASLGIWVVAFFVAKGFAVPFADIAFKSFQPLLAKGLSFVMLFFGAWLVQRLLLALTTSALSAAGLGGVNRALGAMFGAVKGILLVTLVVMVCSLTDLPKTEGWRRSFSIPYFEYLAQSAVPYLPGKGLGEQAADTDMQLLQLNR; encoded by the coding sequence ATGACCATAATCGATATGCTGGCCGGCTGCGTCATCCTGATATGCGTCTTGATGTCGATGATGCGCGGTGCGGTGGCCGAAGCCGCATCGCTGGGGATATGGGTCGTGGCGTTCTTTGTCGCCAAAGGGTTCGCCGTACCGTTTGCCGATATTGCCTTCAAATCGTTCCAGCCTCTGTTGGCCAAAGGGCTGTCGTTCGTCATGCTGTTTTTCGGCGCGTGGCTGGTGCAGCGCCTGTTGCTGGCCCTGACGACCTCGGCTTTGTCGGCAGCGGGATTAGGCGGCGTCAACCGTGCGTTGGGTGCCATGTTCGGCGCGGTCAAAGGCATCTTGCTGGTTACGCTGGTCGTGATGGTGTGTTCACTGACCGATTTGCCGAAAACCGAAGGATGGCGGCGGTCGTTCAGCATTCCCTATTTCGAATATCTGGCGCAGTCGGCAGTGCCGTATCTGCCCGGCAAGGGACTAGGAGAGCAGGCGGCGGATACGGATATGCAGTTGTTGCAGTTAAACAGATAA
- a CDS encoding Maf family protein yields MNLYLASGSPRRREILENLGFKVIRIPADIDETPHSGENAANYVQRMAREKNAAAVAQWFAAYGEPPEYPILTADTTVAYQNHILGKPETEAQAAEMLARLSGRTHQVLTAVCVYWQGKTRGVLQTSDVRFKTLSAEEISAYIRSGEPMDKAGAYGIQGLGGVFVEHLQGSFTGVMGLPVYETAALLKQFGSGVPPFA; encoded by the coding sequence ATGAACCTCTACCTCGCCTCCGGCAGCCCGCGCCGCCGCGAAATTCTGGAAAACCTCGGATTCAAAGTTATCCGCATTCCTGCCGATATTGATGAAACGCCGCATTCCGGCGAAAACGCCGCCAATTATGTGCAACGTATGGCGCGGGAAAAAAATGCCGCCGCCGTCGCGCAATGGTTTGCCGCATACGGCGAACCGCCCGAATATCCGATTCTGACCGCCGACACCACGGTCGCCTACCAAAACCACATTCTCGGCAAACCGGAAACCGAAGCCCAAGCAGCCGAAATGCTTGCGCGGCTTTCGGGTCGGACGCATCAGGTGCTGACCGCCGTATGCGTATATTGGCAGGGAAAGACGCGCGGCGTTTTACAAACCAGCGACGTGCGTTTCAAAACCTTGTCTGCCGAAGAAATATCCGCCTATATCCGAAGCGGCGAACCGATGGACAAGGCGGGCGCATATGGTATTCAGGGTTTGGGCGGCGTGTTTGTCGAGCATTTGCAAGGCAGTTTTACCGGCGTGATGGGCCTGCCCGTTTACGAAACGGCCGCGCTGTTGAAACAGTTTGGTTCTGGCGTGCCGCCGTTTGCCTGA
- a CDS encoding protein YgfX, translated as MRAFQTALKPSRTLLRAAVLLHLAAVAACLAWFYGWMMWAGLAALAASFAHALRVQRFRYRNAVRRIEVDRLQQATVCIDGGQTCLSAVLCDESVVSRHAMFLTWDTGGRKIRHLVLPDMTTREEYRLLSVWARWCRSGEGRPSETAEQ; from the coding sequence GTGCGTGCTTTTCAGACGGCCTTGAAGCCTTCGCGCACGCTGCTGCGGGCCGCCGTTTTACTGCATCTTGCCGCCGTTGCGGCCTGTCTGGCTTGGTTTTACGGTTGGATGATGTGGGCGGGGCTGGCTGCATTGGCGGCGAGTTTTGCCCATGCTTTGAGGGTGCAGCGCTTCCGATACCGGAATGCGGTCAGACGGATTGAAGTCGACCGCCTGCAACAGGCAACCGTCTGCATCGACGGCGGACAAACCTGCCTTTCGGCGGTATTGTGCGATGAATCGGTGGTCTCGCGCCATGCGATGTTCTTAACATGGGATACGGGCGGGCGCAAAATCCGGCATCTGGTGTTGCCCGATATGACGACGCGGGAAGAATACCGCCTGTTGTCGGTATGGGCGCGCTGGTGCCGCAGCGGAGAGGGCAGGCCGTCTGAAACGGCGGAGCAGTAA